A region from the Leptospirillum ferriphilum ML-04 genome encodes:
- a CDS encoding sigma 54-interacting transcriptional regulator — MDAGNGIMWESGSPLYQEALRRLHVYARHELTVVLEGETGTGKELFAQALHEKSGRSRGPLIPVNMAGIPSTLFESLFFGHRKGSFTGAQETRDGFFGSADGGTLFLDEFNSMDPDLQPKLLRVLETRHYLSVGEFRPRKTDARVVLATNVSLDRLRETGRLREDLYFRLVAHRIRIPPLRERLMDLPDLVSAQVRRIAAELGREGVSVPDSSMRALLSYGWPGNVRELSEKLRSAVLHSPDGLLSIPLLFPDAMKEECVPYSVAKEKFDFDYFVEMDRRSGGDLSLGRSLSGLSETTYRRKLRRIRRPPPLEDQKKHPGMP; from the coding sequence TTGGACGCAGGAAACGGAATTATGTGGGAGAGTGGGAGTCCGCTTTATCAGGAAGCCCTGCGCAGGCTCCACGTCTACGCCCGTCATGAACTGACGGTTGTGCTCGAAGGGGAAACCGGGACGGGAAAAGAGCTTTTTGCCCAGGCTCTTCATGAAAAATCCGGGCGGTCGCGGGGACCCCTGATTCCGGTGAATATGGCGGGAATCCCGTCCACTCTTTTCGAAAGCCTGTTTTTTGGGCATCGCAAGGGGTCTTTCACGGGCGCCCAGGAAACAAGAGACGGATTTTTCGGATCGGCGGATGGAGGAACGCTCTTCCTGGACGAATTCAATTCCATGGATCCGGATTTGCAGCCGAAACTCCTTCGGGTTCTTGAAACCCGCCATTACCTCTCTGTCGGAGAATTTCGTCCCCGGAAAACCGATGCGCGGGTCGTTCTTGCGACCAATGTCTCCCTGGACCGTTTGCGGGAAACAGGCCGTTTGCGGGAGGATCTCTATTTTCGTCTTGTCGCCCATCGGATCCGGATCCCTCCCCTTCGGGAACGCCTGATGGATCTTCCGGATCTGGTTTCTGCGCAGGTCAGGCGGATCGCGGCCGAGCTCGGCAGAGAGGGCGTGTCTGTGCCGGACTCCAGCATGAGGGCCCTTCTTTCATACGGGTGGCCGGGAAATGTGCGGGAGCTTTCTGAAAAATTGCGCTCCGCCGTTTTGCACTCGCCCGACGGTCTCCTGTCGATTCCACTTCTGTTTCCCGATGCCATGAAAGAAGAGTGTGTTCCCTATTCGGTTGCCAAGGAAAAGTTTGATTTCGATTACTTTGTGGAGATGGATCGAAGGTCCGGGGGAGATCTGTCCCTCGGACGCAGTCTTTCCGGGCTCTCGGAAACGACGTATCGGCGGAAACTGAGGCGTATCCGTCGGCCTCCTCCTTTGGAGGACCAAAAGAAACACCCCGGGATGCCTTGA